From Vallitalea longa, the proteins below share one genomic window:
- a CDS encoding chemotaxis protein CheW — MEENNNQEVIQYIVAKIGHEQYGVNIQHVHNIERMLRITRVPKAPYYIKGVVNLRGDIIPVMSLRLKFRLDPDEYTNDTRIIIVKIDGNPMGFIVDEVKEVINLTEDNIEKIAKDSSDEKNIYVQGVGKIGKELVTLLNIDGLINTND, encoded by the coding sequence ATGGAAGAAAATAATAATCAAGAAGTCATACAATATATTGTAGCTAAGATTGGTCATGAACAATATGGAGTTAATATACAACATGTACATAATATAGAAAGAATGTTAAGAATAACTAGGGTTCCGAAAGCACCATATTATATAAAAGGTGTCGTAAATCTACGTGGGGATATAATTCCTGTAATGAGTTTAAGACTTAAATTTCGATTAGACCCTGATGAGTATACCAATGATACTAGAATTATAATTGTTAAGATAGATGGTAATCCAATGGGATTTATTGTTGATGAAGTTAAGGAAGTGATTAATTTAACAGAAGACAATATTGAAAAAATAGCTAAAGATTCTAGCGATGAAAAAAATATTTATGTTCAAGGTGTTGGCAAAATTGGTAAGGAATTAGTGACTTTACTAAATATAGATGGCTTAATTAATACTAACGATTAG
- a CDS encoding MinD/ParA family protein yields MDQAVNLRNLMRKRQTSSNRSSSKVITVTSGKGGVGKSNVSVNLAINLKKMGKRVVIFDADFGLANIEVIFGIIPRYNLFDLIYNGMSVEEVLTSGPLGIEFISGGSGVQELTNMTKDQISFLNEKLLELDHLADIIIIDTGAGISDSVLEFIVSSSEVILVTTPEPTSITDAYAVLKALKNRKRADYKSTEISLLVNRVSSESEGLDIYNKLNQVANKFLDINLNNVGFLPQDNYLTKAVIQQKPVSILYPKSKVSKAFEVIANNLLNHSTYKTKQDVGLRGVFNSLVKFKKYR; encoded by the coding sequence ATGGATCAGGCTGTTAACTTAAGAAATTTAATGCGTAAAAGGCAAACATCTAGCAATAGAAGTTCTTCCAAGGTAATAACGGTTACAAGTGGAAAAGGTGGCGTAGGTAAATCCAATGTATCTGTTAACTTAGCAATTAATTTAAAAAAAATGGGTAAAAGAGTTGTTATATTCGATGCAGATTTTGGATTAGCTAATATAGAAGTTATATTTGGCATTATTCCTAGATATAATCTGTTTGATTTGATCTATAATGGAATGAGTGTTGAAGAAGTATTGACTTCAGGACCATTAGGTATTGAATTCATATCTGGTGGTTCAGGTGTACAGGAATTGACTAATATGACAAAAGATCAAATAAGTTTTCTAAATGAAAAATTATTAGAACTTGACCATCTAGCAGATATCATAATAATTGATACAGGAGCTGGTATATCAGATTCAGTATTAGAATTTATTGTATCTTCAAGTGAAGTGATTCTAGTAACAACTCCAGAACCTACTTCAATAACTGATGCTTATGCTGTATTAAAAGCACTAAAAAACAGGAAAAGAGCAGATTATAAATCAACAGAAATCAGTTTATTAGTTAATAGGGTTTCAAGTGAATCTGAAGGATTGGATATATATAATAAACTTAATCAGGTAGCAAATAAATTTTTAGACATTAATCTTAATAATGTAGGATTTTTACCACAAGATAATTATTTGACAAAAGCAGTAATACAACAAAAGCCTGTCTCAATATTATATCCAAAATCAAAAGTATCTAAAGCTTTTGAAGTCATAGCTAATAATTTACTGAATCATAGCACATATAAAACTAAACAAGATGTTGGACTTAGAGGTGTTTTTAATAGTTTAGTTAAATTTAAAAAGTACAGGTAA
- a CDS encoding chemotaxis protein CheA — MDISQYLEIFIEESKEHLQSLNESLLELEKNTDNVELINEVFRVAHTLKGMAATMGYKRMQKLTHDMENVLSEIRNGTIKVEADLLDVLFQCLDALEQYVDQIVESGSEGDKDNQNIIDKLNMILDNDKKDDETNNKDSNKSNKEDNVKSNSAKKESLSDMDKRKHLNINFTDFERNAIIKAYEENYKVYGTTIYISEGCVLKSARAFIVFRTLEKLGQVIKSYPAVQDIEDEKFDTDFSTFIITKEEPSTIIKELTSIAEVTEVLTDEIKIEDEENTKIEKKEVNEKKVSKTTKKQPNNSTSKTTKPKTNRTVRVDIERLDTLMNLVSELIIIKNGLETIELKNTSHNFNEQIEYLERITTNLHDAVMKVRMVPIERVFNRFPRLIRDLSRKLNKNIELHMSGEETELDRTVIDEIGDPLVHLLRNAGDHGLETPDVRVKAGKDPVGIIDLRAYQDGNNVIIEVVDDGKGIDVNNIKNKAVSKGVLSREQADSMNDQEIIELLFKPSFSTAEKISDVSGRGVGLDVVKTKIEALGGDIEVKTEINRGSKFIIRLPLTLAIIQALMVNLGEEKYAIPLNTIQNIEDVLISDIKYIQNQEVINLRGRVIPIIRLHDKLDIPTEDKEKDSLTVVIVNKGEKQAGIVVDSLIGQQEIVIKTLGKYLTNIKLIAGATILGDGEVALILDVNSLV, encoded by the coding sequence TTGGATATAAGCCAATATTTAGAAATTTTTATTGAGGAATCAAAAGAACATTTACAAAGTTTAAATGAATCATTATTAGAACTTGAAAAAAATACAGATAATGTAGAATTGATTAATGAAGTGTTTAGAGTTGCTCATACCCTAAAAGGTATGGCTGCTACAATGGGATATAAACGGATGCAGAAATTAACACATGACATGGAAAACGTACTATCTGAAATAAGAAATGGAACAATCAAAGTAGAAGCTGATTTATTAGATGTTTTATTTCAATGCTTAGATGCATTAGAGCAGTATGTTGATCAAATTGTTGAATCTGGTTCCGAAGGCGACAAAGATAATCAAAATATCATTGATAAATTAAATATGATTTTAGACAATGATAAAAAAGATGATGAAACCAATAATAAAGACAGTAATAAAAGTAATAAGGAAGATAACGTAAAATCAAATTCAGCTAAAAAAGAATCATTATCTGATATGGATAAGAGAAAACACTTAAACATTAATTTTACTGATTTTGAAAGAAATGCGATAATCAAAGCTTATGAAGAAAATTATAAAGTATATGGTACTACTATTTATATAAGTGAAGGTTGCGTATTAAAATCCGCAAGAGCATTTATTGTATTTAGGACATTGGAAAAGCTAGGACAAGTTATTAAATCATATCCTGCTGTGCAAGATATTGAAGATGAAAAATTCGATACTGATTTTTCAACCTTCATAATAACTAAAGAAGAGCCTTCAACTATAATAAAGGAATTAACTTCTATTGCAGAAGTAACTGAAGTTTTAACTGATGAAATTAAAATTGAAGATGAAGAAAATACAAAAATAGAAAAAAAAGAAGTTAATGAAAAGAAAGTCAGTAAAACAACTAAAAAACAACCAAACAATTCTACCAGTAAAACAACTAAGCCTAAGACAAACCGAACTGTTAGAGTAGATATTGAAAGATTAGATACTCTTATGAATTTAGTTAGTGAACTTATCATTATAAAAAATGGTTTAGAGACTATTGAATTAAAAAATACTAGTCATAATTTCAATGAACAAATAGAATATTTGGAAAGAATTACTACAAATTTGCATGATGCAGTTATGAAAGTCAGAATGGTTCCGATAGAACGTGTATTTAATCGTTTCCCTAGACTAATAAGGGATTTATCAAGAAAATTAAATAAAAATATTGAATTACACATGTCTGGAGAAGAAACAGAGCTTGATAGGACAGTAATAGATGAAATTGGAGATCCTTTAGTTCACTTATTAAGAAATGCTGGGGATCATGGTCTAGAAACTCCTGATGTAAGAGTAAAAGCAGGCAAAGATCCTGTAGGGATAATTGATCTCAGAGCATACCAAGATGGAAATAATGTAATTATAGAAGTTGTTGATGACGGGAAAGGTATAGATGTAAATAATATCAAAAATAAAGCTGTAAGTAAAGGCGTATTATCTAGAGAACAAGCTGATAGTATGAACGATCAAGAAATAATAGAATTATTGTTCAAACCAAGTTTCAGTACAGCAGAAAAGATATCAGATGTTTCTGGTAGAGGTGTCGGATTAGATGTAGTTAAAACTAAAATAGAAGCTCTCGGGGGTGATATTGAAGTTAAAACAGAAATCAATAGAGGCAGTAAATTCATCATAAGACTTCCTTTAACACTTGCTATAATCCAGGCACTAATGGTTAATCTTGGAGAAGAAAAATATGCAATACCTCTTAATACAATTCAAAATATAGAAGATGTATTAATATCTGATATAAAATATATCCAGAATCAAGAAGTGATTAATCTAAGAGGACGTGTAATACCAATTATAAGATTGCATGATAAATTGGATATACCTACTGAAGATAAAGAGAAAGATTCCTTAACTGTAGTTATTGTGAATAAAGGAGAAAAACAAGCTGGAATAGTAGTTGATTCTCTTATTGGACAACAAGAAATAGTAATAAAAACATTAGGGAAATATTTAACTAATATCAAATTAATCGCAGGTGCTACTATACTTGGTGATGGCGAGGTTGCATTAATTCTAGATGTAAATTCATTAGTTTAA
- a CDS encoding flagellar brake protein, with protein MTFKALALGDKVEISRLKFNMNETYKNEQVYASILQDIGDNELIITAPVKNGKIIPLEVGATYVLSIYTKNGLYKCKTSVKNRYKQKELHFITFEIKSEFKKSQRRKYYRLECILPILFTDINDNIWNEGLIVDISGGGLRFTSKQKLGTNTTIRCKINLAMNDKVNHIDLKGNVLLSDIVDFDTMKYETRIMFCDISNVDREKIIKFIFEKERMRRKRKKGL; from the coding sequence ATGACATTTAAAGCATTGGCACTAGGAGATAAAGTTGAAATATCAAGATTGAAATTCAATATGAATGAAACATATAAGAACGAACAGGTATATGCTAGTATTTTGCAAGATATTGGAGATAATGAATTAATCATAACTGCACCTGTAAAGAATGGTAAAATCATTCCATTAGAAGTGGGCGCAACTTATGTATTATCAATTTATACTAAAAATGGATTATACAAATGTAAAACATCTGTTAAAAATAGATATAAACAAAAAGAGTTACATTTTATTACATTCGAAATAAAATCAGAATTTAAAAAAAGTCAAAGAAGAAAATATTATAGATTGGAATGCATTCTTCCTATTCTTTTTACTGATATAAACGATAACATTTGGAATGAAGGGTTAATAGTAGATATTAGTGGTGGTGGATTAAGGTTTACTTCAAAGCAAAAGTTAGGTACTAATACTACTATTAGATGTAAAATAAACTTAGCTATGAATGATAAAGTGAATCATATTGATTTAAAGGGTAATGTTTTATTATCTGATATAGTTGATTTTGATACAATGAAATATGAAACAAGAATTATGTTTTGTGATATATCTAATGTTGATAGAGAAAAAATAATAAAATTTATTTTTGAAAAGGAACGAATGAGACGAAAGCGAAAAAAAGGACTGTGA
- a CDS encoding protein-glutamate methylesterase/protein-glutamine glutaminase, giving the protein MGINNKKILVIDDSAFMRRVISDIIKSDSRCEVIGTAKNGEDGLQKIKELKPDVVTLDIEMPIMNGLEMLEQLKLDKIHVPIIVMSTLASEGTQETIRALELGAIDFVTKPQNIFKVNTEEMKNKLIEKLLMAVNIKTPKIQQLKPRRRDYPSKKFRTTKPENDCLSINSKIVAIGCSTGGPRALQYVLPYLPSNLDAGIIIVQHMPAGFTKSLADRLNQLSEINVKEAEDGDIIEKGTAYIAPGNYHMKVIQDKKCNLCIKLSKEDPFRGHRPAVDVMMNSLVDVNIDNLIGVIMTGMGNDGTEGLWNLKDNHKIHIIAQDEETCVVYGMPKAVVAKGIADEIIPLESISDSILKKVGVL; this is encoded by the coding sequence ATGGGCATAAATAATAAAAAAATTCTTGTGATTGATGACTCTGCATTCATGAGAAGAGTTATATCTGATATAATTAAAAGTGATTCTAGATGTGAGGTAATAGGAACTGCAAAAAACGGGGAAGATGGACTGCAAAAAATTAAAGAGCTAAAACCTGATGTTGTAACTCTGGACATTGAAATGCCTATAATGAATGGATTAGAGATGCTTGAACAATTAAAACTTGATAAAATACATGTACCTATAATTGTTATGAGTACTCTTGCTAGTGAAGGAACACAAGAAACAATTAGAGCGTTGGAACTTGGAGCTATTGATTTTGTTACTAAGCCTCAAAATATTTTTAAAGTTAATACTGAAGAAATGAAGAATAAGTTAATTGAGAAATTATTGATGGCAGTAAATATAAAAACTCCTAAAATACAACAGTTAAAACCTCGAAGAAGAGACTATCCTTCAAAAAAATTCAGAACAACTAAACCTGAAAATGATTGTTTATCAATAAACAGTAAAATAGTAGCAATTGGTTGTTCAACAGGTGGTCCTAGAGCACTTCAATATGTTTTGCCTTATCTTCCAAGTAATTTGGATGCAGGAATTATTATTGTACAGCACATGCCAGCAGGATTCACTAAGTCTTTAGCCGACCGACTTAATCAATTAAGTGAAATAAATGTAAAAGAAGCTGAAGATGGTGATATTATTGAAAAAGGTACAGCTTATATTGCACCAGGGAATTATCATATGAAAGTAATACAAGACAAGAAATGCAATCTTTGCATTAAATTATCAAAAGAAGACCCTTTCAGAGGACATAGACCAGCAGTTGATGTGATGATGAATTCATTGGTTGATGTTAATATAGATAACCTAATTGGTGTAATTATGACAGGTATGGGTAATGATGGTACCGAGGGCCTTTGGAATCTTAAAGATAATCATAAAATACATATAATTGCACAAGATGAAGAAACTTGTGTAGTATATGGAATGCCAAAAGCAGTTGTTGCTAAGGGCATTGCTGATGAGATAATACCATTAGAATCAATATCAGACTCAATTCTTAAGAAAGTGGGGGTGCTTTAA
- a CDS encoding chemotaxis protein CheC translates to MDNINIDTLDNIQLDVLKEIGNIGAGNATTALSQMINKKVDMGVPKVNISEFKELSDVLGGAENQVVGILLNVDGEINGMMMFILEKTSAHNLVNILMGKELNTFEDFTEIDLSALKEIGNIITGAYLSSLSSLTNLKIVSSIPYMAIDMAGAILSVPAIEFGKIGDKALLIQTEFGEGEDKVFGNFILIPDVKSYGTILKSLGITE, encoded by the coding sequence ATGGATAATATTAATATTGATACTTTAGATAACATACAGCTAGATGTATTAAAAGAAATTGGAAATATTGGGGCAGGAAATGCTACAACTGCCCTTTCTCAAATGATTAACAAAAAAGTTGATATGGGAGTACCAAAAGTAAATATATCTGAATTTAAAGAGTTATCAGATGTATTAGGTGGTGCTGAAAATCAAGTAGTAGGGATATTACTTAATGTAGATGGTGAAATCAATGGAATGATGATGTTTATACTAGAGAAGACCTCCGCACATAATCTAGTTAATATACTTATGGGAAAAGAATTAAATACCTTTGAAGATTTTACTGAAATAGATTTGTCTGCATTAAAAGAAATAGGTAACATTATTACAGGAGCATATTTATCATCATTATCATCATTAACTAATTTGAAAATAGTATCATCTATACCATATATGGCTATTGATATGGCCGGAGCTATACTAAGTGTACCTGCTATTGAATTCGGTAAAATTGGGGATAAAGCATTATTGATACAAACAGAATTTGGCGAAGGTGAAGATAAAGTATTTGGTAACTTTATATTAATTCCTGACGTTAAATCTTATGGGACAATATTAAAATCTCTAGGGATAACAGAGTAG